The Streptomyces cynarae genome contains a region encoding:
- a CDS encoding enoyl-CoA hydratase/isomerase family protein, with product MASLDPVLDKDGVRLTVDEAIATVTLTNPAKRNAQSPALWRALTEAGRALPGSVRVVVLRAEGQSFSAGLDRQMFTPEGIEGEPTFIDLARSGDAELDATIAGYQEAFTWWRQSDIVSIAAVQGHAIGAGFQLALACDLRVVADDVQFAMRETSLGLVPDLTGTHPLVGLVGYARALEICATGRFVGAEEAVTTGLANIAVSHDQLDETVRDLATALLAAPRDAVIETKALLRGAQERTYEAQRAAERAAQARRLRDLAGVGE from the coding sequence ATGGCTTCGCTCGACCCGGTACTCGACAAGGACGGCGTACGGCTCACCGTCGACGAGGCGATCGCCACGGTGACGCTGACCAACCCGGCCAAGCGCAACGCGCAGAGCCCCGCTCTGTGGCGGGCGCTGACGGAGGCCGGGCGGGCGCTGCCCGGTTCGGTCCGCGTGGTCGTGCTGCGTGCCGAGGGTCAGTCGTTCTCGGCCGGGCTGGACCGTCAGATGTTCACGCCCGAGGGGATCGAGGGCGAACCGACCTTCATCGACCTCGCGCGCAGCGGCGACGCGGAGCTGGACGCCACCATCGCCGGGTACCAGGAGGCGTTCACCTGGTGGCGGCAGAGCGACATCGTGTCGATCGCCGCTGTCCAGGGACATGCGATCGGAGCGGGGTTCCAGCTCGCCCTCGCTTGTGACCTGCGCGTCGTCGCCGACGACGTGCAGTTCGCCATGCGCGAGACGAGCCTGGGCCTGGTACCGGACCTCACCGGCACGCATCCGCTGGTGGGCCTGGTCGGCTATGCCCGCGCGCTGGAGATCTGCGCGACGGGCCGCTTCGTCGGGGCCGAGGAAGCAGTGACCACCGGACTCGCGAACATCGCCGTGTCGCACGACCAGCTCGACGAGACGGTACGGGACCTGGCGACCGCCCTGCTCGCGGCGCCCCGCGACGCCGTGATCGAGACCAAGGCGCTGCTGCGCGGCGCGCAGGAGCGGACCTACGAGGCCCAGCGCGCGGCGGAACGAGCCGCCCAGGCCCGGCGGCTGCGGGATCTTGCGGGCGTCGGCGAATAG
- a CDS encoding helix-turn-helix domain-containing protein: MAETLKKGSRVTGAARDKLAADLKKKYDSGASIRALAEETGRSYGFVHRMLSESGVTLRGRGGATRGKKAQSA, encoded by the coding sequence GTGGCCGAGACTCTGAAGAAGGGCAGCCGGGTGACCGGCGCCGCGCGCGACAAGCTCGCGGCAGACCTGAAGAAGAAGTACGACTCCGGTGCGAGCATCCGGGCGCTGGCCGAGGAGACCGGCCGCTCGTATGGCTTCGTCCACCGGATGCTCAGCGAGTCGGGCGTCACGCTCCGAGGGCGTGGCGGGGCGACGCGGGGCAAGAAGGCCCAGTCGGCCTGA
- a CDS encoding DUF397 domain-containing protein, translating into MTVPVGGPGACVPARDSKRRTGPVLVFRRTAGCALLAGLEKPGSGRRPSEPSRGREGPTWGTGPRNSRQAREVPTRRTPRWRQRLRWHSSP; encoded by the coding sequence GTGACGGTCCCAGTAGGTGGTCCAGGGGCGTGCGTTCCGGCGCGTGACTCGAAACGGCGCACCGGTCCGGTGCTCGTCTTTCGCCGTACGGCGGGGTGTGCTTTGCTGGCCGGACTCGAGAAACCCGGCAGTGGACGGCGTCCGAGCGAACCGTCCAGAGGACGGGAGGGACCCACATGGGGGACAGGGCCAAGGAATTCTCGGCAGGCGCGGGAGGTCCCCACGCGCCGCACCCCTCGCTGGCGGCAGCGGCTCCGCTGGCACTCTTCTCCCTGA
- a CDS encoding glycoside hydrolase family 15 protein — protein sequence MHPRIEDYALIGDEQTAALVGRDGSIDWLCLPRFDSPACFAKLLGTEEHGHWRIAPRGARLCTRRAYRPDTLVLDSDWDTPDGTVRVTDFMPQRDRAPDVVRVIEGLAGRVTVHGELRLRFDYGSIVPWMRRSDGHRVAVAGPDSVWLRSEPPVRIWGEDFATHSEFTVGKGDRVAFVLTWHPSHEPRPALVDPFEALDSSVEDWRAWAARCRYRGPHREVVVRSLITLKALTYAPTGGIVAAPTTSLPESLGGVRNWDYRYSWLRDSTLTLQALLAAGYHEEAEAWRDWLLRAVAGKPADLQIMYGISGERRLPEYELPWLPGFHGSAPVRVGNDAVKQFQLDVYGEVIDSLSVARSAGLPVRPHMWRVQCALLEFLRTAWRQPDAGLWEVRGRRRHFVYSKVMAWVAADRAVRTLEEHPHLDGDLDGWRAMREEVHREVCERGYDPDRNTFTQYYGSRALDASLLQIPLVGFLPPDDPRVTGTIDAVRAELSCDGLLLRYDLGHTDVDPLPGEEGAFLACSFWLADALHLTGRTDEARELFERLVGLCNDVGLLAEEYDPVTGRQLGNFPQAFSHLGLVGTALALDGGEKAG from the coding sequence GTGCATCCGCGGATCGAGGACTACGCACTCATCGGCGACGAACAGACCGCCGCCCTGGTCGGCCGGGACGGGTCCATCGACTGGCTGTGCCTGCCCCGCTTCGACTCGCCCGCCTGCTTCGCCAAGCTGCTCGGCACCGAGGAGCACGGCCACTGGAGGATCGCGCCCAGGGGCGCCCGCCTGTGCACGCGCCGGGCCTACCGCCCCGACACCCTCGTCCTCGACTCCGACTGGGACACCCCGGACGGCACGGTCCGCGTCACCGACTTCATGCCCCAGCGCGACCGCGCCCCCGACGTCGTACGCGTCATCGAGGGCCTGGCCGGCCGGGTCACCGTGCACGGTGAGCTCCGGCTGCGTTTCGACTACGGCTCGATCGTGCCGTGGATGCGGCGGAGCGACGGTCACCGGGTGGCCGTGGCAGGACCGGACTCGGTGTGGTTGCGCAGTGAGCCCCCCGTGCGCATCTGGGGCGAGGACTTCGCCACCCACTCCGAGTTCACGGTGGGCAAGGGGGACAGGGTCGCCTTCGTCCTGACCTGGCATCCCTCGCACGAGCCCCGCCCCGCCCTCGTCGACCCGTTCGAGGCGCTGGACAGCAGTGTCGAGGACTGGCGCGCGTGGGCGGCGCGGTGCCGTTACCGCGGCCCGCACCGGGAGGTGGTGGTCCGCTCCCTGATCACCCTGAAGGCGCTCACCTACGCGCCCACCGGCGGTATCGTCGCGGCCCCCACGACCTCCCTGCCGGAGTCCCTGGGCGGCGTACGCAACTGGGACTACCGCTACAGCTGGCTGCGCGACTCCACACTCACCCTCCAGGCCCTGCTGGCGGCCGGCTACCACGAGGAGGCCGAGGCCTGGCGCGACTGGCTGCTGCGCGCGGTCGCCGGCAAGCCGGCGGACCTGCAGATCATGTACGGCATCTCGGGCGAGCGACGGCTGCCCGAGTACGAGCTGCCCTGGCTGCCCGGTTTCCACGGCTCGGCGCCGGTCCGGGTCGGCAACGACGCGGTGAAGCAGTTCCAGCTGGACGTGTACGGCGAGGTCATCGACTCCCTGTCGGTGGCCCGCAGCGCGGGACTGCCGGTGCGGCCGCACATGTGGCGGGTGCAGTGCGCGCTGCTGGAGTTCCTGCGGACGGCCTGGCGGCAACCGGACGCGGGGCTGTGGGAGGTGCGCGGGCGGCGCCGCCACTTCGTGTACTCGAAGGTGATGGCGTGGGTGGCCGCCGACCGCGCCGTCCGCACCCTGGAGGAGCATCCGCACCTCGACGGCGACCTCGACGGCTGGCGGGCCATGCGGGAGGAGGTGCACCGGGAGGTGTGCGAGCGGGGCTACGACCCCGACCGCAACACGTTCACCCAGTACTACGGCTCACGGGCGCTCGACGCCTCGCTGCTGCAGATCCCGCTCGTCGGCTTCCTGCCGCCGGACGACCCGCGGGTGACCGGAACGATCGACGCCGTGCGCGCGGAGCTGTCCTGCGACGGTCTCCTGCTCAGGTACGACCTGGGGCACACGGACGTGGACCCGCTGCCGGGCGAGGAGGGCGCGTTCCTCGCGTGCTCGTTCTGGCTCGCGGACGCCCTGCACCTCACCGGCCGCACGGACGAGGCCCGGGAGTTGTTCGAACGGCTGGTCGGGCTGTGCAACGACGTCGGTCTGCTCGCCGAGGAGTACGACCCGGTGACCGGCCGGCAGCTCGGCAACTTCCCGCAGGCGTTCAGCCATCTCGGCCTGGTGGGGACCGCCCTCGCCCTGGACGGGGGCGAGAAGGCAGGATAG
- a CDS encoding inorganic phosphate transporter produces MEHITLLLGIVIVTALVFDFTNGFHDTANAMATTISTGALRPKTAVAMSAALNLLGAFLSVEVAKTISGGIINEQGIRVEVIFAALVGAILWNLLTWLLGLPSSSSHALFGGLIGAAVTSAGWSAVNGSTIVTKVLIPAVAAPLVAGLASMLATRLSYVIGSRADEKATAKGYRAGSIASAGLVSLAHGTNDAQKTMGIITLALVTGGVIAPGSNPPTWVIVSAGLAIALGTYLGGWRIIRTLGKGLTDLAPQQGFAAQTSAATAILASSHLGFSLSTTQVCSGAVMGAGLGRKGGVVRWSTATRMLTAWVLTLPAAGLVGAGAELLTKQGTWGTVATGVLLVAGAGVIWTLSRRKPVTVDNVNDIETEPAGVVTAAIAAVIPPPAGPVAAADSAAPGTAPADTDATTDLQATIPAPDGPSAEPAPAATV; encoded by the coding sequence ATGGAACACATCACGCTCCTCCTCGGAATCGTGATCGTCACCGCTCTCGTGTTCGATTTCACGAACGGTTTCCACGACACAGCCAACGCGATGGCGACGACCATCTCGACTGGCGCCCTGAGGCCCAAGACGGCGGTGGCGATGTCCGCCGCGCTGAACCTCCTCGGCGCCTTCCTCTCTGTCGAGGTCGCCAAGACGATCTCCGGCGGCATCATCAACGAACAGGGCATACGCGTCGAAGTGATCTTCGCCGCCCTGGTGGGCGCCATCCTGTGGAACCTGCTGACCTGGCTCCTGGGTCTGCCGTCCAGTTCCTCCCACGCCCTCTTCGGCGGTCTGATCGGTGCCGCCGTCACCTCGGCCGGCTGGTCCGCGGTGAACGGCTCGACGATCGTCACCAAGGTCCTGATCCCCGCGGTGGCCGCGCCGCTCGTGGCGGGCCTCGCCTCGATGCTCGCCACCCGCCTGTCGTACGTGATCGGCAGCCGCGCCGACGAGAAGGCGACCGCGAAGGGCTACCGGGCCGGCTCGATCGCCTCGGCGGGCCTGGTCTCCCTGGCCCACGGCACGAACGACGCGCAGAAGACGATGGGCATCATCACGCTGGCCCTGGTCACCGGCGGTGTCATCGCCCCCGGCTCGAACCCTCCCACCTGGGTCATCGTCTCGGCCGGTCTGGCCATCGCGCTCGGCACCTACCTGGGCGGCTGGCGCATCATCCGCACCCTCGGCAAGGGCCTGACGGACCTGGCGCCGCAGCAGGGCTTCGCCGCACAGACCAGCGCGGCGACCGCGATCCTCGCCTCCTCGCACCTCGGCTTCTCCCTCTCCACCACCCAGGTCTGCTCCGGCGCCGTCATGGGCGCGGGCCTCGGCCGCAAGGGCGGCGTGGTCCGCTGGTCCACCGCGACCCGGATGCTGACCGCGTGGGTTCTGACGCTCCCGGCGGCCGGCCTGGTCGGCGCGGGCGCCGAACTCCTCACCAAGCAGGGCACCTGGGGCACGGTCGCCACCGGCGTGCTGCTGGTCGCCGGCGCCGGGGTCATCTGGACCCTGTCGCGCCGCAAGCCGGTCACGGTGGACAACGTCAACGACATCGAGACGGAGCCCGCGGGCGTCGTCACCGCGGCGATCGCGGCGGTCATCCCGCCCCCGGCGGGCCCCGTCGCCGCGGCCGACAGCGCGGCGCCCGGCACCGCCCCGGCGGACACGGACGCCACCACCGACCTGCAGGCCACGATCCCGGCCCCTGACGGCCCCTCCGCGGAGCCGGCCCCCGCCGCCACGGTTTAA
- the abc-f gene encoding ribosomal protection-like ABC-F family protein, giving the protein MISASGIELRAGARILIENATFRVTKGDRIGLVGRNGAGKTTLTKVLAGEGIPAAGTVTRSGEVGYLPQDPRTGDLDVLARDRILSARGLDVLIRKMRENEQRIATGKGSTREKALRQYERQETEFLTKGGYSAEAEAATIAAALNLPDRVLGQPLHTLSGGQRRRIELARILFSDADTLLLDEPTNHLDADSIIWLRDYLKTYRGGFIVISHDVDLVETVVNKVFYLDANRAQIDVYNMGWKLYQQQREADEKRRKRERANAEKKAAALNAQADKMRAKATKTVAAQNMARRAEKLLAGLDEVRQQDKVAKLRFPEPAPCGRTPLMAEGLSKSYGSLEIFTDVDLAIDKGSRVVILGLNGAGKTTLLRLLAGVEQPDTGKVVPGHGLKLGYYAQEHETLDPDRTVLENMRSAAPDMDLVEVRKVLGSFLFSGDDVDKPAAVLSGGEKTRLALATLVVSSANVLLLDEPTNNLDPASREEILGALRTYKGAVVLVTHDEGAVEALQPERIILLPDGVEDLWGADYADLVTLA; this is encoded by the coding sequence GTGATCTCCGCCTCCGGCATCGAGCTGCGCGCCGGTGCCCGCATCCTCATCGAGAACGCCACCTTCCGCGTCACCAAGGGCGACCGCATCGGCCTCGTCGGCCGCAACGGCGCCGGGAAGACCACCCTCACCAAGGTCCTCGCGGGCGAGGGCATCCCCGCCGCGGGCACCGTCACGCGCTCCGGCGAGGTCGGCTACCTCCCGCAGGACCCGCGCACCGGCGACCTCGACGTCCTGGCCCGCGACCGCATCCTCTCCGCGCGCGGCCTCGACGTCCTGATCCGCAAGATGCGCGAGAACGAGCAGCGCATCGCCACCGGCAAGGGGTCCACCCGCGAGAAGGCCCTTCGGCAGTACGAGCGCCAGGAGACCGAGTTCCTCACCAAGGGCGGGTACTCCGCCGAGGCCGAGGCCGCCACCATCGCCGCCGCGCTCAACCTGCCCGACCGGGTGCTCGGCCAGCCCCTGCACACGCTCTCCGGCGGTCAGCGCCGCCGTATCGAGCTGGCCCGCATCCTGTTCTCCGACGCGGACACCCTGCTGCTCGACGAGCCGACCAACCACCTCGACGCGGACTCGATCATCTGGCTGCGGGACTACCTGAAGACCTACCGCGGCGGCTTCATCGTCATCTCGCACGACGTCGACCTGGTCGAGACGGTCGTCAACAAGGTGTTCTACCTGGACGCCAACCGCGCCCAGATCGACGTCTACAACATGGGCTGGAAGCTCTACCAGCAGCAGCGCGAGGCCGACGAGAAGCGCCGCAAGCGTGAGCGTGCCAACGCCGAGAAGAAGGCCGCCGCGCTCAACGCCCAGGCCGACAAGATGCGCGCCAAGGCCACCAAGACGGTCGCCGCGCAGAACATGGCCCGCCGCGCCGAGAAGCTGCTGGCCGGCCTGGACGAGGTCCGCCAGCAGGACAAGGTGGCCAAGCTCCGCTTCCCCGAGCCGGCCCCCTGCGGCAGGACCCCGCTGATGGCCGAGGGGCTGTCGAAGTCGTACGGCTCCCTGGAGATCTTCACCGACGTCGACCTGGCCATCGACAAGGGCTCCCGGGTCGTCATCCTGGGCCTCAACGGCGCGGGCAAGACCACCCTGCTGCGCCTGCTCGCGGGCGTCGAGCAGCCGGACACCGGCAAGGTCGTCCCCGGTCACGGCCTCAAGCTCGGCTACTACGCGCAGGAGCACGAGACCCTCGACCCCGACCGCACGGTGCTGGAGAACATGCGCTCCGCCGCGCCCGACATGGACCTGGTCGAGGTCCGCAAGGTGCTCGGCTCGTTCCTGTTCTCCGGCGACGACGTGGACAAGCCCGCCGCCGTTCTGTCCGGTGGTGAGAAGACCCGTCTCGCCCTCGCCACGCTCGTGGTGTCGTCCGCGAACGTGCTGCTGCTCGACGAGCCGACCAACAACCTCGACCCGGCCAGCCGCGAGGAGATCCTCGGCGCGCTGCGCACCTACAAGGGCGCGGTCGTGCTCGTCACCCACGACGAGGGCGCGGTGGAGGCGCTCCAGCCGGAGCGGATCATCCTGCTGCCGGACGGGGTCGAGGACCTGTGGGGCGCGGACTACGCCGACCTCGTCACGCTCGCCTGA
- a CDS encoding sodium:solute symporter family protein, protein MADGAMTATFLAVIGGASLLAVTARRLRPNDRLPSLEGWALADRSLGPVWTWMLLGGTIYTAYTFTAVPGLAYGNGAPAFFAVPYTVIVCPLAFVLLSRLWTVARRHGYITAADFVRGRYGSPPLALVVALTGILATMPYLALQLLGIRAVLTAGGVYPRGATGDLVMVALFAGLAVATYRHGLRAPTVIAALKAVAVFVSLTAVTWLVLDRLGGPGPVFDGAARRLSGTDTAHSALLLTPAQQPAYATLALGSALALLMYPHVLTAGFAADGPRTLRKTAVALPAWTGLLALFGFLGIAALAAGVRAPAGGAEAAVPMLVDRLMPGPLAGLVFGAITVGALVPASVMSIAAATSFVRNVYVEYVHPTATPKRQVRIARAVSLTAKVGAVAFVFGLRDQDAVNLQLLGGVWILQIFPAVAVGLFTGRLHPRALLAGWGAGMVAGTFLVVREGFSSIVPFATGRPPLEIYAGLAALLLNLIVAVVGTAALERLGVPRGADATDLPSRLTVRRRPETGANNP, encoded by the coding sequence ATGGCCGACGGCGCCATGACCGCGACGTTCCTCGCCGTGATCGGCGGAGCGTCCCTGCTCGCCGTCACCGCGCGCCGTCTGCGGCCGAACGACCGGCTGCCCTCCCTGGAGGGCTGGGCCCTGGCCGACCGGAGCCTTGGCCCCGTGTGGACCTGGATGCTGCTCGGCGGCACGATCTACACCGCGTACACCTTCACCGCCGTGCCCGGACTGGCGTACGGCAACGGCGCGCCCGCCTTCTTCGCGGTGCCGTACACGGTGATCGTCTGTCCGCTCGCCTTCGTCCTGCTGAGCCGCCTGTGGACCGTGGCCCGCCGGCACGGCTACATCACCGCAGCCGACTTCGTGCGCGGCCGGTACGGCTCGCCGCCGCTGGCCCTGGTGGTGGCGCTGACCGGGATCCTGGCGACGATGCCGTACCTCGCGCTGCAACTGCTCGGCATACGGGCCGTGCTGACGGCCGGGGGCGTGTATCCGCGGGGCGCCACGGGCGACCTGGTGATGGTGGCGCTCTTCGCGGGGCTCGCCGTGGCGACCTACCGGCACGGGCTGCGGGCGCCCACCGTGATCGCCGCACTGAAGGCGGTGGCCGTGTTCGTCTCGCTCACCGCCGTCACCTGGCTCGTCCTCGACCGGCTCGGCGGTCCCGGCCCGGTCTTCGACGGCGCGGCCCGGCGCCTCAGCGGCACGGACACGGCGCACTCCGCGCTGTTGCTCACCCCTGCCCAGCAGCCCGCCTACGCCACCCTCGCCCTGGGCTCCGCGCTGGCCCTGTTGATGTACCCGCACGTGCTCACCGCCGGTTTCGCCGCCGACGGCCCGCGCACCCTGCGCAAGACCGCGGTGGCGCTGCCCGCCTGGACGGGGCTGCTCGCGCTCTTCGGTTTCCTCGGCATCGCGGCCCTCGCGGCCGGGGTGCGGGCGCCGGCGGGCGGTGCCGAGGCGGCCGTGCCGATGCTGGTGGACCGGCTGATGCCGGGGCCGCTGGCCGGACTGGTGTTCGGCGCGATCACGGTGGGCGCACTGGTCCCCGCCTCGGTGATGTCGATCGCGGCCGCCACGAGTTTCGTACGCAACGTGTACGTCGAGTACGTGCATCCGACGGCCACGCCCAAGCGGCAGGTGCGCATCGCGCGGGCGGTGTCGCTCACCGCGAAGGTGGGCGCGGTGGCGTTCGTGTTCGGGCTGCGCGACCAGGACGCCGTCAACCTCCAACTGCTGGGCGGGGTGTGGATCCTGCAGATCTTCCCCGCGGTGGCCGTGGGCCTGTTCACCGGACGGCTGCACCCCCGGGCGCTGCTCGCCGGGTGGGGCGCGGGCATGGTGGCCGGCACCTTCCTGGTGGTGCGGGAGGGGTTCTCCTCGATCGTGCCCTTCGCCACCGGCCGACCGCCGCTGGAGATCTACGCGGGGCTCGCCGCCCTGCTCCTCAACCTGATCGTCGCCGTGGTGGGGACCGCGGCCCTCGAACGCCTCGGCGTCCCGCGCGGCGCCGACGCGACCGACCTGCCGTCGCGCCTGACCGTCAGACGGCGCCCCGAGACGGGAGCGAACAACCCGTGA
- a CDS encoding sigma-70 family RNA polymerase sigma factor, protein MRRRQHTPVTLAPAPQPAGPPEALAPAVSDPAELEREAGVARLFERHYASMLRLAVLLGADDPENVVAEAYYQIYRKWRRLKDTEAAEAYLRSTVCNLTRMRIRHLQVARKHEEKPTEEVVASAESTALLHDDQRVLIRALQQLPARQREALVLRHWLGLKEQEIAAAMGISCGSVKTHTARGIAALTQAMEARR, encoded by the coding sequence GTGAGACGCAGACAGCACACCCCCGTCACGCTGGCCCCCGCGCCACAGCCCGCCGGGCCGCCCGAGGCCCTCGCCCCCGCGGTGAGCGACCCGGCGGAGCTGGAGCGCGAGGCCGGTGTGGCCCGCCTGTTCGAGCGGCACTACGCCTCGATGCTGCGCCTGGCGGTGCTGCTGGGCGCCGACGACCCGGAGAACGTGGTGGCCGAGGCCTACTACCAGATCTACCGGAAGTGGCGGCGTCTGAAGGACACCGAGGCGGCGGAGGCGTACCTGCGCTCCACCGTCTGCAATCTGACGCGGATGCGCATACGCCACCTCCAAGTGGCCCGCAAGCACGAGGAGAAGCCCACGGAGGAGGTCGTCGCCTCCGCCGAGAGCACCGCGCTCCTCCACGACGACCAGCGGGTGCTGATCCGCGCCCTCCAGCAGCTGCCCGCCCGGCAACGGGAGGCGCTCGTGCTGCGGCACTGGCTCGGACTGAAGGAGCAGGAGATCGCCGCGGCGATGGGGATCTCCTGCGGATCGGTCAAGACCCACACGGCGCGCGGCATCGCCGCCCTGACCCAGGCGATGGAGGCCCGGCGATGA
- a CDS encoding VOC family protein — MAGMDGRRPSICPTLLYADAKAAIRQLTEAFGFTELSVYEGEDGSVLHAELVQGNGVVMLGSKGRGGPFDEAMRGAGPCGVYVVVDDVDAHHQRAVEHGAEILMPPTDQDYGSRDYMARDDEGNIWSFGTYAPEAAA; from the coding sequence ATGGCGGGCATGGACGGCAGGCGTCCGAGCATCTGCCCGACGCTGCTGTACGCGGACGCGAAGGCGGCGATCAGGCAGCTCACGGAGGCCTTCGGTTTCACGGAGCTGTCGGTGTACGAGGGCGAGGACGGCTCGGTGCTGCACGCCGAGCTGGTGCAGGGCAACGGCGTGGTGATGCTGGGTTCGAAGGGCCGCGGCGGCCCCTTCGACGAGGCGATGAGGGGGGCGGGTCCCTGCGGGGTGTACGTCGTGGTGGACGACGTCGACGCACACCACCAGCGGGCCGTGGAGCACGGCGCGGAGATCCTGATGCCCCCGACGGACCAGGACTACGGATCGCGGGACTACATGGCCCGGGACGACGAGGGCAACATCTGGAGTTTCGGCACGTACGCCCCCGAGGCAGCCGCCTGA
- a CDS encoding class II aldolase/adducin family protein: protein MADQRHDAGDAREAVRHGRGAAAAGEVARAWDQLVATARRTVADGLVVGTSGNVSVRVGDTVLVTPTGVPYERLTPGDVVGVDLDGHQVLGTLRPTSELPMHLAVYRTTDARAVVHTHAPDATAVSTLVQELPLIHYMAAALGGAVRVAPYATYGTPELAENMLRALTDRSACLLQNHGTVAHGASLDQAYDRTAQLEWMCRVWLTASSVPGLTPHLLSREQVAEVGERLRGYGQHQGSTNP from the coding sequence ATGGCCGATCAGCGACATGACGCAGGGGACGCCCGGGAGGCCGTACGGCACGGGCGGGGGGCGGCCGCGGCGGGGGAGGTGGCGCGGGCCTGGGACCAGCTCGTCGCGACGGCCCGCCGCACGGTCGCCGACGGACTGGTCGTCGGTACCTCCGGCAACGTCTCCGTACGCGTCGGCGACACCGTGCTGGTCACCCCCACCGGAGTGCCGTACGAGCGGCTGACGCCGGGCGACGTGGTCGGGGTCGACCTGGACGGACACCAAGTGCTCGGCACGCTGCGCCCGACCAGCGAGCTGCCCATGCACCTGGCCGTCTACCGCACGACGGACGCCCGGGCCGTCGTGCACACCCACGCCCCCGACGCCACGGCCGTCTCCACGCTCGTACAGGAGCTGCCGCTGATCCACTACATGGCCGCCGCGCTGGGAGGTGCGGTCCGGGTCGCGCCCTACGCGACCTACGGCACCCCCGAGTTGGCCGAGAACATGCTCCGCGCCCTGACCGACCGCAGCGCCTGCCTGCTGCAGAACCACGGCACGGTCGCCCACGGTGCCTCGCTGGACCAGGCCTACGACCGCACGGCCCAGCTGGAGTGGATGTGCCGCGTGTGGCTGACGGCGTCGTCCGTGCCGGGCCTCACCCCGCACCTGCTCAGCCGGGAACAGGTGGCGGAGGTAGGGGAGCGGTTGCGGGGGTACGGGCAGCATCAGGGGTCGACGAACCCCTAG
- a CDS encoding SDR family oxidoreductase codes for MDLGLKDRVYVVTGATRGLGNAAARELVADGAKVVITGRDGKRAEAAAAELGANAVGVSADNSDPQAAARLIATAREHFGGFDGILISVGGPPAGGVADNTDEQWTAAFESVFLGAVRLARGAAAELTEGGVIGFVLSGSVYEPIPGLTISNGLRPGLAGFAKSIADELGPRGIRVVGLLPARIDTDRVRELDALSPDPEAARAANESRIPLRRYGTPDEFGRTAAFLLSPAASYLTGIMLPVDGGALHGF; via the coding sequence ATGGATCTTGGACTGAAGGACCGGGTGTACGTCGTCACCGGGGCGACCCGCGGGCTGGGCAACGCGGCCGCGCGGGAACTCGTCGCAGACGGGGCGAAGGTGGTGATCACCGGCCGCGACGGGAAGCGGGCCGAGGCGGCGGCGGCGGAGCTGGGCGCGAACGCCGTGGGCGTGTCCGCCGACAACTCCGACCCGCAGGCGGCGGCCCGGCTGATCGCGACGGCCCGTGAGCACTTCGGCGGCTTCGACGGCATCCTCATCAGCGTCGGCGGGCCGCCGGCCGGAGGGGTCGCCGACAACACGGACGAGCAGTGGACCGCGGCGTTCGAGTCGGTCTTCCTGGGCGCGGTGCGGCTGGCCCGCGGGGCCGCCGCGGAGCTGACCGAGGGCGGCGTCATCGGGTTCGTGCTGTCCGGTTCCGTGTACGAGCCGATCCCGGGGCTGACCATCTCCAACGGGCTGCGCCCCGGGCTCGCGGGCTTCGCCAAGTCCATCGCGGACGAGCTGGGCCCGCGCGGCATCCGGGTCGTCGGCCTGCTCCCGGCCCGCATCGACACCGACCGGGTGCGCGAGCTGGACGCCCTGTCCCCCGACCCGGAGGCGGCCCGCGCGGCCAACGAGTCCCGCATCCCGCTGCGCCGCTACGGCACCCCGGACGAGTTCGGCCGCACGGCCGCGTTCCTGCTGTCCCCGGCGGCGTCGTACCTGACCGGCATCATGCTCCCGGTGGACGGCGGGGCGCTCCACGGCTTCTGA